The Halopseudomonas sabulinigri genome window below encodes:
- a CDS encoding glutamine synthetase family protein, translating to MTSPLSAVPMSERLAGVADIECVTPDLNGVPRGKVMTVEGFLSERRLQLARGVLLQCIMGGYPEAEFYGHDDGDLVLCPQADQVHVLPWLDQSRALAICEAVELDGQLSGLSTRALLRKVVNRYAERGWQPVVATELEFFLFEPNRDDTQAFQPPVGLDGRREVGAGAFSVSTSNGLKPFFDEISAGMAALGIPRDTFMHEMGVSQFEINFVHGDPVLIADQTFLFKHMLHEVALKHGLIAVCMAKPLARVPGCSMHIHQSIVDQASGQNIFTEATTQQPTAAFNHFIGGLQHCMAELTLLMAPYVNSYQRFCHAYASPNNLCWSHDNRAAGLRIPASEPIARRVENRLPGADANPYLAVAASLAAGLYGIDHGCEPSAPAQGEFTAPDELVLPGTLHEAIHRLDRSEIARGLFGAEFINGYLATKRMELESFMDEITPWERRFLGSQV from the coding sequence ATGACGTCCCCCCTGTCTGCAGTTCCCATGTCCGAGCGGTTGGCGGGTGTGGCTGATATTGAATGTGTAACCCCGGATCTGAACGGGGTGCCGCGTGGCAAGGTCATGACGGTGGAGGGTTTTCTCAGCGAGCGGCGCCTGCAGCTGGCGCGCGGCGTGCTGCTGCAGTGCATCATGGGCGGCTATCCCGAGGCCGAGTTTTATGGGCACGACGACGGCGATCTGGTGCTCTGCCCGCAAGCCGATCAGGTGCACGTGCTGCCCTGGCTGGATCAGTCCCGCGCGCTGGCGATCTGCGAGGCGGTGGAGCTGGATGGCCAGCTGTCGGGCCTGTCGACCCGCGCGTTGCTGCGCAAGGTGGTCAACCGGTACGCCGAGCGCGGCTGGCAGCCGGTAGTGGCGACCGAGCTGGAATTTTTCCTGTTTGAGCCCAACCGTGACGATACCCAGGCCTTCCAGCCGCCGGTTGGGCTCGACGGCCGCCGTGAAGTGGGGGCTGGCGCGTTCAGTGTCAGCACCAGTAATGGCCTCAAGCCGTTCTTTGACGAAATCAGCGCGGGCATGGCGGCGCTGGGTATCCCGCGTGACACCTTCATGCACGAGATGGGCGTCAGTCAGTTCGAAATCAACTTTGTGCATGGCGATCCGGTACTGATTGCCGACCAGACCTTTCTGTTCAAGCACATGCTGCACGAGGTCGCGCTCAAACACGGGTTGATCGCCGTGTGCATGGCCAAGCCGCTGGCCCGCGTGCCGGGTTGCTCGATGCACATTCATCAGAGCATTGTCGATCAGGCTAGTGGGCAAAACATCTTTACCGAGGCGACCACCCAGCAGCCGACCGCTGCCTTTAACCATTTCATCGGCGGCTTGCAGCACTGCATGGCCGAGCTGACCTTGCTGATGGCGCCTTACGTGAACTCGTACCAACGCTTTTGCCATGCTTATGCCTCACCCAACAATCTCTGCTGGTCGCACGACAATCGCGCCGCCGGCTTGCGCATTCCCGCCAGCGAGCCGATTGCGCGACGGGTTGAGAATCGCCTGCCCGGGGCCGACGCCAACCCCTATCTGGCGGTCGCCGCCTCACTGGCTGCCGGCCTTTATGGTATCGACCACGGCTGTGAACCGAGCGCGCCGGCGCAGGGCGAATTCACTGCGCCGGATGAGCTGGTTCTGCCTGGTACGCTGCATGAGGCGATCCACCGGCTGGACCGCAGCGAGATCGCGCGCGGGCTGTTTGGTGCCGAGTTCATCAACGGTTATCTGGCGACAAAACG
- a CDS encoding VOC family protein encodes MKSVARRGSRLSLGLLVLLLSGCLSSGDGSDSDNSTTPPPPAADTRENSVYLQAAAIGVADLDAALKVYKEGLGMTEIKRVIRDDRIEVVLQSADKRGSNVVLMSFTDGVGRNTQQNPGKLVFYVKDPAAFATRFTLAGGRITVPPAPQASVGGIVVGFGRDQDNNLIEITGSDDATDSYFSAFGIGVSDLESARDFYVETLGFEEDQFLQIPGQYDEYILTSPVPGSSALVLMHWTSATPRNYTDNPVKLELAAAQPQRLRDAISEAGENVSQEPAPSADADLNDALVGYASDADGTLLEIRQSIRAYLSGAAIGVADLDAAVTFYTDGLGMQEMERRTRDNREEVVLESADGRGSQVILMGFTDEVTRNYRQNPGKLVFYAKDANVFAQDIRDAGGVVLVEPVDQGPALGNAIVGFARDLDNNLVEIVGDSAASESYFGAFGIGVSDLAAAKAFYADTLGFKVSLFLPIPGQYNEYILQGYGGSALVLMNWTNGTPRNYTDNPVKLEIATASPEAFIETIDTAGERVLQEPDVSEDAGREGELVGFAKDADGTLLEVLLAPWGQPTDAP; translated from the coding sequence ATGAAATCAGTTGCCCGCCGTGGTTCAAGGCTCAGCCTTGGCCTGCTCGTGTTGCTGTTGTCCGGCTGTTTAAGCAGCGGTGACGGCAGTGACTCGGATAATTCCACCACCCCGCCGCCTCCGGCCGCCGATACCCGCGAAAACAGCGTCTACCTGCAGGCCGCCGCTATAGGTGTTGCCGACCTGGACGCAGCCCTCAAGGTCTACAAAGAAGGTCTCGGCATGACCGAGATCAAGCGCGTTATCCGCGATGACCGCATCGAAGTGGTGCTGCAGTCCGCCGACAAGCGCGGCTCCAATGTCGTATTGATGAGCTTTACCGATGGCGTGGGCCGCAACACCCAGCAGAACCCCGGCAAGCTGGTGTTTTACGTAAAAGATCCGGCCGCCTTTGCCACCCGCTTTACCCTCGCCGGCGGGCGCATCACCGTACCGCCCGCGCCCCAGGCCAGTGTCGGCGGCATTGTGGTTGGCTTTGGCCGTGATCAGGACAACAACCTGATCGAGATTACCGGCAGCGACGACGCCACCGACTCCTACTTCAGTGCTTTCGGCATTGGCGTGTCTGATCTGGAGTCAGCGCGTGACTTTTACGTCGAGACCCTGGGTTTCGAGGAAGACCAGTTCCTGCAGATTCCCGGACAGTACGATGAGTACATCCTCACCTCGCCGGTGCCCGGTAGCTCAGCGCTGGTGCTGATGCACTGGACCAGCGCCACGCCGCGCAACTACACCGACAACCCAGTCAAGCTGGAGCTGGCAGCCGCGCAGCCGCAGCGACTGCGCGATGCGATCAGCGAGGCTGGCGAGAACGTTAGCCAGGAGCCCGCGCCTTCTGCCGACGCCGACCTGAACGACGCCCTGGTCGGTTACGCCTCGGATGCCGACGGCACCCTGCTGGAAATTCGCCAGTCGATCCGTGCCTATCTGAGCGGCGCCGCGATTGGCGTGGCCGACCTGGACGCCGCTGTCACCTTCTATACCGACGGCCTGGGCATGCAGGAAATGGAGCGCCGTACCCGCGACAACCGCGAAGAAGTCGTGCTGGAATCTGCCGACGGCCGTGGCTCGCAGGTAATCCTCATGGGCTTTACCGACGAGGTTACCCGCAACTATCGCCAGAATCCGGGCAAGCTGGTGTTTTACGCCAAAGACGCCAACGTTTTCGCCCAGGACATTCGCGATGCCGGCGGCGTGGTGCTGGTCGAGCCTGTAGACCAGGGCCCTGCACTGGGTAATGCGATAGTCGGTTTCGCTCGTGATCTGGACAACAACCTGGTCGAGATCGTCGGCGATAGCGCCGCTAGCGAGTCCTACTTCGGTGCCTTCGGTATCGGCGTCAGTGACCTCGCGGCCGCCAAAGCGTTCTATGCCGATACCCTGGGCTTCAAGGTGTCGCTGTTTCTGCCCATTCCCGGCCAGTACAACGAGTACATCCTGCAGGGTTACGGCGGTTCGGCACTGGTATTGATGAACTGGACCAATGGCACGCCGCGCAATTACACCGACAACCCGGTCAAACTGGAGATCGCGACTGCGTCACCGGAGGCATTCATCGAGACTATCGATACGGCCGGCGAGCGCGTGCTGCAAGAGCCCGACGTATCCGAGGATGCCGGGCGCGAAGGCGAGCTGGTCGGCTTCGCCAAAGACGCCGACGGTACGCTGCTGGAAGTACTGCTGGCGCCCTGGGGGCAACCAACAGACGCGCCCTGA